One genomic region from Leptolyngbyaceae cyanobacterium JSC-12 encodes:
- a CDS encoding NADH:ubiquinone oxidoreductase subunit 1 (chain H) (IMG reference gene:2510094631~PFAM: NADH dehydrogenase), translating to MEGIDLQQTFIRSLTELGIPSGAAKAIWMPLPMLLMIIGATVGVLVTVWLERKISAAAQQRIGPEYIGPLGVLAPVADGLKLIFKEDTVPAKSDPLLFTLGPVIVVIPVFLSYLIVPFGQNLVITNVSMGVLLWISLSSVVPIGLLMSGYASNNKYSLLGGLRAAAQSISYEIPLALAVLAVAMMSNSLSTVDIVDQQSGYGILGWNIWRQPVGFLIFWIAALAECERIPFDLPEAEEELVAGYQTEYSGMKFALFYLGSYVNLVLSALLVSVLYLGGWESPIPTSLIANLMGISETSAWLEIVDASVGITMTLLKAYFLVFIAILLRWTVPRVRIDQLLDLGWKFLLPVSLVNLLLTAALKIAFPVAFGG from the coding sequence ATGGAAGGAATTGATTTACAGCAAACATTTATTCGTTCTCTGACCGAGCTTGGAATCCCTTCAGGGGCTGCCAAGGCAATCTGGATGCCGTTGCCAATGTTGCTCATGATCATTGGTGCAACGGTTGGGGTATTGGTAACTGTATGGTTGGAGCGTAAAATCTCTGCCGCAGCCCAACAGCGCATTGGTCCTGAATACATTGGACCTCTGGGTGTGCTAGCACCCGTTGCCGATGGTTTGAAGTTAATTTTTAAGGAAGACACTGTTCCTGCCAAGTCTGACCCCCTCCTCTTTACCTTAGGTCCTGTTATTGTTGTCATTCCAGTTTTTCTGTCCTATCTTATTGTTCCCTTTGGGCAGAACCTCGTTATTACAAATGTCAGCATGGGAGTTCTACTCTGGATTTCGCTATCAAGCGTGGTTCCGATTGGGTTGCTGATGTCTGGCTATGCTTCCAACAATAAATATTCACTCTTGGGAGGTTTACGGGCAGCCGCTCAGTCGATTAGCTACGAAATTCCACTGGCGCTGGCGGTTCTGGCCGTCGCCATGATGTCTAATTCGTTAAGCACTGTAGATATCGTTGATCAGCAGTCTGGATACGGTATTTTGGGCTGGAATATTTGGCGACAGCCCGTTGGTTTTCTGATTTTCTGGATTGCTGCTTTAGCTGAGTGCGAACGTATTCCGTTTGACTTACCAGAAGCAGAAGAGGAATTAGTGGCTGGCTATCAAACAGAATATTCAGGGATGAAGTTTGCTTTATTCTATCTGGGTTCCTATGTCAACCTGGTACTTTCAGCGCTGCTTGTCTCGGTTCTATACCTCGGTGGATGGGAAAGTCCAATTCCTACATCCTTGATTGCTAATCTGATGGGAATTAGTGAAACGAGTGCCTGGCTAGAGATTGTTGATGCTTCAGTTGGTATCACGATGACACTGTTAAAAGCCTACTTCCTGGTGTTTATTGCCATTTTGCTGCGTTGGACTGTGCCAAGAGTACGAATCGATCAGTTGTTAGACTTGGGTTGGAAGTTCTTACTACCGGTTTCGCTGGTGAATTTACTTCTAACAGCAGCCTTAAAGATCGCTTTCCCAGTTGCCTTTGGTGGTTAG
- a CDS encoding NADH-plastoquinone oxidoreductase subunit I protein (IMG reference gene:2510094632~TIGRFAM: NADH-plastoquinone oxidoreductase subunit I protein; NADH-quinone oxidoreductase, chain I) has product MLKFLKQVGDYAKETVQAAKYIGQGLSVTFDHMQRRPVTVQYPYEKLIPSERFRGRIHFEFDKCIACEVCVRVCPINLPVVDWEMNKTTKKKQLKHYSIDFGVCIFCGNCVEYCPTNCLSMTEEYELSTYDRHELNYDNVALGRLPYKVTNDPMVTPLRELAYLPKGVTEPHGLPENVRRAGLRPEEILEQEQSNN; this is encoded by the coding sequence ATGCTGAAGTTTCTCAAGCAAGTTGGTGATTACGCCAAAGAGACCGTTCAAGCTGCAAAATACATCGGGCAAGGACTTTCCGTTACCTTTGATCATATGCAGCGGCGTCCTGTGACAGTGCAATATCCTTATGAGAAGCTGATTCCGTCCGAGCGGTTTCGTGGGCGCATCCATTTTGAATTTGATAAGTGTATCGCCTGTGAAGTTTGCGTTCGTGTGTGTCCCATCAACTTACCAGTGGTTGATTGGGAGATGAACAAGACGACCAAGAAAAAACAACTGAAGCACTACAGTATTGACTTTGGAGTTTGTATTTTCTGTGGCAATTGTGTAGAGTACTGCCCTACTAATTGCCTGTCAATGACGGAAGAATATGAGCTTTCTACCTACGATCGCCACGAGCTAAATTACGATAATGTGGCACTGGGTCGCTTGCCTTATAAGGTCACGAATGATCCGATGGTGACACCGTTACGAGAACTGGCTTACCTGCCGAAGGGTGTGACGGAACCCCATGGGTTGCCGGAGAATGTGCGTCGAGCAGGATTGCGCCCAGAGGAAATTTTGGAACAGGAACAGTCCAATAACTAG
- a CDS encoding NADH:ubiquinone oxidoreductase subunit 6 (chain J) (IMG reference gene:2510094633~PFAM: NADH-ubiquinone/plastoquinone oxidoreductase chain 6) translates to MNLAEGVQLVSLGLLSFMMLGAALGVVLLTNVVYSAFLLGGTFVSAAGIYLLLNADFVATAQVLIYVGAVNVLIIFAIMLVNKRQDFAPLPNAWIRKSATAVVCFGLFALLATMVLVTPWSVSVEAATSSAIVEIGKHFFTDFLLPFELASVLLLMALVGAIILARREFLPEGAVSAQQSLLTLPERPRELAGVNPASPDRPIASAPSDQNG, encoded by the coding sequence GTGAATTTAGCGGAAGGGGTTCAACTGGTATCGCTGGGCTTGCTGTCTTTCATGATGTTGGGGGCAGCCCTGGGAGTAGTGTTGCTGACAAATGTTGTCTATTCAGCGTTTTTGCTGGGTGGCACCTTTGTAAGTGCAGCTGGAATTTATCTGCTGCTAAATGCAGATTTTGTCGCAACTGCCCAGGTTCTCATCTACGTCGGTGCAGTTAACGTTCTGATTATTTTTGCCATTATGCTGGTAAACAAGCGACAAGACTTTGCACCACTGCCCAACGCCTGGATTCGAAAATCTGCAACGGCAGTTGTATGTTTCGGGTTGTTTGCGCTACTAGCAACGATGGTTTTGGTTACTCCGTGGAGTGTTTCGGTTGAGGCTGCAACAAGCTCTGCGATTGTTGAGATTGGTAAGCACTTCTTTACAGATTTTCTCCTGCCATTTGAGCTAGCCTCGGTGCTGTTGCTAATGGCGCTGGTTGGAGCGATTATCTTGGCACGCCGCGAGTTTCTACCAGAGGGCGCGGTTTCTGCGCAGCAGTCTCTGTTGACTTTGCCAGAACGTCCTCGTGAGTTGGCTGGGGTCAATCCAGCTAGTCCTGATCGTCCCATCGCTTCTGCGCCTTCTGACCAAAACGGTTAA
- a CDS encoding NADH:ubiquinone oxidoreductase subunit 11 or 4L (chain K) (IMG reference gene:2510094634~PFAM: NADH-ubiquinone/plastoquinone oxidoreductase chain 4L), whose translation MQLQYFLILAAALFCIGIYGLINSRNAVRVLMSVELMLNAVNLNLMAFSSYLDPQSVKGQVFTVFVIAIAAAEAAVGLAIVLAIYRNRDTVDMEQFNLLKW comes from the coding sequence ATGCAACTTCAATATTTTTTGATTCTGGCGGCTGCGCTATTTTGCATTGGGATTTACGGGCTGATTAACAGTCGTAATGCTGTTCGGGTGTTGATGTCAGTTGAGTTAATGCTAAACGCTGTAAATCTTAACTTGATGGCATTCTCTAGCTACCTCGATCCTCAGAGTGTTAAAGGACAGGTGTTTACGGTGTTTGTAATTGCGATCGCAGCAGCGGAAGCAGCAGTTGGATTGGCGATCGTCCTGGCAATTTATCGCAACCGTGACACAGTGGATATGGAGCAGTTCAACTTGCTGAAGTGGTAG
- a CDS encoding putative sugar kinase (IMG reference gene:2510094635~PFAM: ATP-NAD kinase) has product MQLKQVIIAHKAGDPASQRCAEQCARQLEERGCHVLMGPTGPKDNPYPVFLASVSQTIDLAVVLGGDGAALTAARHLASSKVPILAVNVGGHLGFLTEPLESFVPSEKIWERLTQDCYAVERRMMLQATVFEGNRTNLEPMSDRYLALNEMCVKPASADRMLTSILEMEIDGEVVDQYQGDGLLVATPTGSTCYTVAANGPIVHPGMDAIVITPICPLSLSSRPIVIPPGSVVSIWPLADRELTTKLWMDGVLATSIWPGQRVDIRVAEHQAQFIILRENYSYYQTLQEKLLWAGARIRYNNSHRNGN; this is encoded by the coding sequence GTGCAACTCAAGCAAGTTATTATTGCCCACAAAGCGGGTGACCCCGCTAGTCAGAGATGCGCAGAGCAATGCGCCCGTCAATTGGAAGAACGGGGTTGTCATGTTCTGATGGGACCAACAGGTCCCAAAGATAATCCTTACCCAGTGTTTCTTGCGTCTGTCTCTCAAACTATCGATTTAGCGGTTGTATTAGGGGGGGATGGCGCAGCCCTGACTGCTGCCCGGCATTTAGCCAGCTCCAAAGTCCCCATTTTGGCAGTCAATGTGGGGGGGCATTTGGGTTTTTTAACCGAACCTTTGGAATCATTTGTACCGTCTGAAAAAATTTGGGAACGGTTAACCCAGGATTGTTATGCAGTGGAGCGCCGAATGATGCTCCAGGCAACAGTGTTTGAGGGCAACCGAACAAATTTGGAGCCAATGAGCGATCGCTACCTGGCGTTGAATGAAATGTGTGTAAAGCCAGCCTCGGCAGATCGGATGCTAACCTCTATTTTGGAGATGGAGATTGATGGGGAAGTAGTGGATCAGTATCAAGGTGACGGGCTATTGGTTGCGACGCCAACTGGATCAACCTGTTACACTGTCGCAGCGAATGGACCAATCGTGCATCCTGGGATGGATGCAATTGTCATCACGCCAATTTGTCCTCTCAGCTTATCGAGCCGCCCGATTGTGATTCCGCCCGGTTCAGTGGTCAGCATTTGGCCCCTGGCAGACCGAGAATTAACAACCAAACTTTGGATGGATGGAGTGCTGGCAACCTCCATCTGGCCGGGACAGCGGGTAGACATTCGAGTAGCAGAGCATCAGGCACAGTTCATTATTCTGCGAGAGAACTATTCTTACTACCAGACTCTGCAAGAAAAACTACTGTGGGCAGGGGCACGCATCCGCTACAACAATAGCCATCGCAATGGCAATTAA
- a CDS encoding asparagine synthase (glutamine-hydrolyzing) (IMG reference gene:2510094636~PFAM: Asparagine synthase~TIGRFAM: asparagine synthase (glutamine-hydrolyzing)), protein MNGIHASEAASLLALGQVNKLPDNWQKEGNLAIAPSTPFTISSNQRFVIAGTAWFPQQKSCNPLEWIAQQWQQLESNTWQTLIGAFAIAVWDREQQALWLGRDRSGIQTLYYTINGSTHWISDQLRALNSYRSNQLDYVALRDYLTCAFVSGSRTLWEDVREVRPGTAVQLPEGTIHPYWQLQEQVENEEQPLEWHGSRLRSLLDQVVQEYLPREPVGVFLSGGLDSSSVTALAAKFHAYPVHTYSIHFGKDCPNELEFSSLVAEHCETRHHILEIPFNTMWNALPETMANLDDPIGDPLTVPNLLLGRLAKESVGVVLNGEGGDPCFGGPKNQPMLINSLYSSVTQQEALQAYLISFQKCAVDLPNLLKPDIWSKVQAESWIFSDDLNSSQRYLNRLMALNIKFKGADHILTKVNNLTRAAGLIGRSPLFDQRIVELSMQIPPEHKLSGVQEKAVLKQAVADLLPEAIIHRPKSGMMVPVQLGFREYWNRRAKSLLLSRRAAIAPYLNQSLIRNWLNYQGDTWNRYGVKLWLLVSLEFWLQANHQTE, encoded by the coding sequence GTGAATGGTATTCATGCTTCAGAAGCCGCTTCTCTTCTAGCTTTAGGGCAAGTAAACAAGTTACCAGATAACTGGCAAAAAGAGGGCAATCTGGCGATCGCACCCTCCACTCCCTTTACTATCAGTTCGAACCAACGGTTTGTGATTGCGGGCACAGCTTGGTTCCCCCAGCAAAAAAGTTGCAATCCGCTGGAATGGATTGCCCAACAATGGCAACAGCTAGAATCAAACACTTGGCAAACCTTGATAGGAGCATTTGCAATTGCAGTGTGGGATCGGGAACAGCAAGCTCTGTGGCTGGGGCGCGATCGCTCCGGCATCCAAACCCTTTACTACACCATTAACGGCTCCACCCATTGGATTTCTGATCAACTGCGTGCCTTAAATTCCTACCGCTCCAACCAGTTAGACTATGTAGCCCTGCGAGATTACCTCACCTGTGCTTTTGTATCAGGTAGTCGAACGCTCTGGGAGGATGTGCGCGAGGTGCGTCCAGGAACAGCAGTGCAATTGCCAGAGGGTACGATTCATCCCTATTGGCAGTTGCAAGAGCAGGTAGAGAACGAAGAACAGCCCTTGGAGTGGCATGGAAGTCGTCTGCGTAGCTTACTCGATCAAGTTGTTCAGGAATATTTGCCCAGGGAACCTGTAGGCGTGTTTCTTTCCGGCGGGTTAGATTCTAGCAGCGTAACGGCGCTAGCTGCAAAATTTCATGCTTACCCAGTTCATACTTACTCAATTCACTTTGGCAAAGATTGCCCTAATGAACTGGAATTTTCGAGCCTGGTAGCTGAACATTGTGAAACTCGCCATCATATTTTGGAAATTCCCTTCAATACCATGTGGAATGCCCTACCTGAAACAATGGCAAACCTGGATGATCCAATTGGAGATCCCCTTACCGTTCCCAATTTGTTGCTGGGACGATTGGCAAAAGAGTCGGTAGGAGTAGTGCTAAATGGGGAAGGGGGCGACCCTTGTTTTGGCGGACCGAAAAATCAGCCAATGTTGATCAACAGCCTTTACAGTAGCGTGACTCAGCAGGAGGCATTGCAGGCGTACCTGATCTCCTTTCAGAAATGTGCGGTCGATTTGCCTAACCTGCTGAAACCAGATATATGGTCAAAGGTTCAAGCTGAATCGTGGATTTTTTCGGATGACCTCAACTCTTCACAACGCTACTTGAATCGTCTGATGGCATTGAACATTAAGTTCAAAGGGGCAGACCATATTTTGACAAAAGTGAATAATTTAACCAGAGCGGCAGGACTGATTGGACGATCGCCCTTGTTTGACCAACGGATAGTGGAACTGAGTATGCAAATTCCTCCAGAGCACAAGCTATCAGGAGTTCAAGAAAAAGCCGTGCTGAAACAAGCGGTTGCTGATTTACTGCCTGAGGCGATCATTCACCGTCCCAAAAGTGGCATGATGGTTCCCGTTCAGCTTGGATTTCGAGAATACTGGAATCGCCGAGCCAAATCTTTACTGCTGAGTCGCCGCGCGGCGATCGCACCTTATCTAAATCAATCTCTGATTCGAAACTGGCTGAATTATCAGGGTGATACCTGGAATCGTTACGGAGTTAAACTTTGGCTCTTAGTCAGTCTAGAATTCTGGCTCCAGGCAAATCATCAGACTGAGTAG
- a CDS encoding amidase, hydantoinase/carbamoylase family (IMG reference gene:2510094637~PFAM: Peptidase family M20/M25/M40; Peptidase dimerisation domain~TIGRFAM: amidase, hydantoinase/carbamoylase family) has translation MTVATMPLVVNGDRLYRSIHQLADVGKLPNGGVCRIAFTRDDLLARQLVHMWMEEAGMTVRVDAAGNIIGRYAGKQPDAAAIATGSHIDTVPVGGYFDGCLGVLAGIEVVRVLHENNLRLHHPLEVIVFTDEERSVIGSKAMSGQIKEGPDYYCRLDGTPIQPCLEKAGGNWEQIQTAVRDRSQIAAFVELHVEQGGVLEHLKTPIGVVTGVVGQYRFAVDIVGRPNHAGTTPMNMRKDALVAASHIVLAVNRLAVETPGDQVATVGFLNVSPNATNTVPGKVDLRIDLRDLSDAHLQALIEKLKEEIRAIAATTGTEITLRQTLHIQPTLAAPHIMDAIEQVCEEMGIQHIQLPSRAGHDAQEIGRITDMGMIFVPSRHGISHSEEEYTSPEECEQGANVLLKTFLKLDQAYSV, from the coding sequence ATGACTGTTGCAACGATGCCGCTGGTGGTGAATGGCGATCGCCTTTATCGCAGCATCCATCAACTTGCTGACGTTGGAAAACTCCCGAATGGTGGTGTTTGTCGAATTGCCTTTACCCGTGATGATTTATTAGCGCGCCAGCTTGTTCATATGTGGATGGAGGAAGCTGGCATGACGGTTCGGGTGGATGCCGCTGGGAATATTATTGGGCGCTATGCTGGGAAACAACCCGATGCCGCCGCGATCGCAACCGGGTCTCACATTGATACCGTTCCAGTCGGTGGTTACTTTGATGGCTGCCTGGGGGTGTTAGCAGGAATTGAAGTGGTGCGAGTGTTACACGAGAACAACCTTCGTCTGCATCACCCGTTGGAAGTGATTGTATTTACGGATGAAGAGCGCTCGGTGATTGGGTCAAAGGCTATGTCAGGGCAGATTAAAGAAGGACCTGATTACTATTGCCGTCTGGATGGTACTCCCATTCAACCTTGTTTGGAGAAAGCAGGCGGAAACTGGGAGCAAATTCAAACTGCGGTGCGCGATCGCTCCCAGATTGCTGCCTTTGTTGAACTGCATGTGGAGCAAGGAGGCGTGCTGGAACATCTCAAAACTCCGATTGGAGTGGTGACTGGGGTAGTAGGGCAGTATCGCTTTGCTGTGGATATTGTGGGGCGTCCCAACCATGCAGGAACCACACCGATGAATATGCGGAAAGATGCCTTGGTTGCTGCTTCACACATCGTACTGGCGGTGAATCGACTGGCAGTAGAAACTCCGGGCGATCAGGTTGCGACTGTGGGATTTTTGAATGTTTCTCCCAATGCTACTAATACAGTTCCTGGCAAAGTAGATTTACGAATTGACCTGCGGGATTTGTCAGATGCTCATTTGCAAGCGTTGATCGAAAAACTCAAGGAAGAAATTCGGGCGATCGCAGCGACAACTGGAACTGAGATCACTCTGCGTCAAACGTTGCATATTCAGCCAACTCTGGCTGCACCTCACATCATGGATGCGATCGAACAAGTGTGTGAGGAGATGGGAATTCAGCATATTCAGCTTCCCAGTCGCGCCGGGCATGATGCTCAGGAAATTGGTCGGATTACGGATATGGGCATGATCTTTGTTCCTAGCCGCCACGGCATTAGCCATTCTGAAGAAGAATATACCTCCCCTGAAGAGTGCGAACAGGGTGCAAATGTGCTGCTAAAAACTTTTTTGAAATTGGATCAAGCCTACTCAGTCTGA
- a CDS encoding 'Carbohydrate-selective porin, OprB family',S-layer domain containing protein (IMG reference gene:2510094638~PFAM: Carbohydrate-selective porin, OprB family; S-layer homology domain): MFITWKFAVPIPIVAWATVLLAGFPSLADQVLGTGRIGSDNGAIAADWNAFTAVQPSSGMEQVPTIADLNQSDRSRGMAQVTSVSQFLDVNPTDWAFQALQSLVERYGCIVGYPDKTYRGNRALTRYEFAAGLNACLDKIQELIAAATADFVRKEDLEVVKRLQEEFAAELAALRGSVEALEVRTATLEKQQFSTTTKLTGNVWFNLTGAFAGDDVTAERSLRAPNSAFAPPQRDANNRPTRVQRQNPEITFGYYTFLNFNTSFTGKDLLVTQLVAGNGNSPANQFVSAGFFNSWGTPFLDQTGVVNATNVSIRELFYQFPVGDNLRVVIGPRVNHYRYFDANRFTFFLTGASSFQSNGSTLMNAVDRGSGAVVVWTINPQFQFTAAYLAENTEFLNPAVGFNTSSNPAFGLFNSTNTITAQLLFSPSRSFNLRLIYNRSSLRPTNGFIGGAAGEPLPYGYADDGFGGQLKDSGADTFVANFDWLITKNFGVFGRYSYGVTDINPRNSARSGGKIRVQSFQAGLGFPDLGKKGALGVLSFVVPFDYLSGTRFLLSGAGDGGTQYELEASYYYPINDNLALVPAFYAIFNPNNFDSNPTVFVGNLRAQFSF, translated from the coding sequence ATGTTCATAACTTGGAAGTTTGCTGTCCCTATTCCCATCGTTGCCTGGGCAACCGTGCTGCTTGCAGGATTTCCATCGCTGGCTGATCAAGTTCTGGGCACTGGGAGGATAGGGTCTGACAATGGCGCGATCGCAGCAGATTGGAATGCATTTACGGCTGTTCAACCCAGTAGTGGCATGGAGCAAGTTCCAACCATTGCAGATTTAAACCAATCAGACCGTTCTCGTGGGATGGCGCAAGTAACCTCAGTGTCTCAATTTTTGGATGTTAACCCAACAGATTGGGCATTCCAGGCATTGCAGTCGTTGGTTGAGCGGTATGGCTGTATCGTTGGCTATCCCGATAAAACTTATCGTGGCAACCGGGCACTTACCCGTTATGAGTTTGCGGCTGGTTTAAATGCCTGTTTGGATAAAATTCAGGAATTAATCGCAGCGGCAACGGCTGATTTTGTTAGGAAAGAAGATTTGGAAGTTGTCAAACGGCTGCAAGAAGAATTTGCTGCTGAGTTGGCTGCGTTGCGTGGTTCGGTAGAAGCCCTGGAAGTTCGCACAGCAACTCTAGAAAAGCAGCAGTTTTCAACCACTACAAAGTTAACTGGAAATGTGTGGTTTAACCTGACGGGGGCGTTTGCTGGAGATGATGTCACGGCTGAGCGATCGCTAAGAGCGCCTAACAGTGCCTTTGCCCCACCTCAACGAGATGCTAACAATCGTCCCACCCGTGTCCAGCGGCAAAACCCTGAAATCACCTTTGGGTACTACACTTTCCTCAACTTCAACACCTCATTTACTGGAAAAGATTTACTGGTTACTCAATTAGTTGCAGGGAATGGTAACTCTCCAGCGAACCAATTTGTGTCTGCTGGGTTCTTTAACTCCTGGGGCACTCCCTTCCTAGATCAAACGGGGGTTGTCAATGCTACCAATGTCTCGATTCGCGAACTCTTTTATCAGTTCCCAGTCGGCGATAACCTGCGAGTCGTGATTGGACCTCGTGTCAACCACTACCGCTACTTTGATGCGAACCGCTTTACCTTTTTCCTAACTGGAGCATCGAGTTTCCAGTCAAACGGTAGTACCCTGATGAATGCAGTTGATCGCGGCTCCGGTGCAGTTGTTGTTTGGACAATTAACCCTCAGTTTCAGTTCACGGCTGCCTATCTGGCGGAAAACACTGAATTCTTGAATCCAGCAGTTGGGTTTAACACGTCCAGCAATCCGGCATTTGGTTTGTTTAACAGTACGAATACCATAACTGCTCAACTGCTATTTTCGCCTAGTCGTAGTTTTAACTTACGACTGATCTATAACCGTTCAAGCCTCCGACCAACCAATGGCTTTATTGGGGGTGCAGCTGGAGAACCACTTCCCTACGGCTATGCAGATGATGGGTTTGGTGGGCAATTGAAAGATTCTGGAGCTGATACGTTTGTTGCTAACTTTGATTGGCTGATTACCAAGAACTTCGGCGTGTTTGGGCGGTATTCCTATGGTGTGACGGATATTAATCCCCGCAACTCGGCTCGAAGCGGTGGCAAGATCCGGGTTCAGTCATTCCAGGCGGGGCTGGGCTTCCCTGATCTGGGTAAGAAGGGAGCATTAGGTGTGCTATCCTTTGTCGTTCCGTTTGATTATCTTTCTGGCACTCGCTTCTTACTGTCGGGGGCTGGGGATGGTGGTACTCAATACGAATTGGAGGCATCTTATTACTACCCAATTAATGACAACTTGGCTTTAGTTCCGGCGTTCTACGCCATTTTTAATCCCAATAATTTTGATAGCAATCCAACTGTGTTTGTTGGTAATCTGCGTGCTCAATTCAGTTTCTAG